A region from the Mercenaria mercenaria strain notata chromosome 7, MADL_Memer_1, whole genome shotgun sequence genome encodes:
- the LOC123554479 gene encoding DISP complex protein LRCH3-like isoform X6: MLPEMATNYHGGGSQSPTSLSKPIERVFEDAQHTGEINLSCRKLREYPKLAAKYDLIDTISADVSKNRVSEVPKEVCAYISMEKLDCYHNVIKSIPEAIVQLQALTYLNLSRNQLSIIPSFISQLQALEVLIASHNRLVSLPEEIGVLDKLMELDVSCNEISHLPLQIGDLKSLKSLNVRRNFLQELPVEISKLNLRKLDISSNRVSKIPTVFRRIETLEDIILDNNPLTTPPAHVCTKGKQHIMKYLHIIAIREDKARLGMLGEVEMKRFRKSLPPAQSVSSEEFRNLMESPDKWKRHTVLSSDSGYSTTDSVDKCGWSPQEELQRQKQEYENRKKIAEQLRIQQEEEDEREQRRRAAQRIQDEQQALLNKQREEAEEAKRREEEHRLAEEARKAAEAEARKAEEARQKEEAHRAEELRRQEEARQHKAENKVMRARRHTVDNCLSFYFKTNNSYNYNNSNHAWPPPPSPIANQHEARNSPVPSHSEPRSPVSPNQHTTDRTNFHNYSHTPAGYSDHIRASSQGHYGPGQTYRSSGQQSPGHQGHSPSFHGPNHSVHGQAGSGSGQSHSVHGQNHIPHGQSAVHQRHNAGQYGHGDTGQHSPGYSPRSPLYHGQSNEQYRQSPVNSSYSPTYSTSSQEHARHSANSQYVNSYSHSGPSTHQYGQSGQRHVSSELHAQQGPNLHLYQNVPRVVSPNETSPRNISIGQMSYREHSSQHAPMSPLREQAEPTHLGHHSNQEHDHHGHQEHGRYGNQHDSTNSMPLDSYPHYRKPTVSASNSFKEERRPGEGNQPYRRTVSDSNQRLPATSHPNQIQHGQPLTNGPIEEQVSVNGTTSPHQPAGDSLNTSFNSTKSTPPHGAPSVNGPTEDGPKTPQGSGVARRTKPTERGQAPVSKVSKPAARTPGPATSSRSALPTSKRTNLNQDEEIRKSSTNLKSADANKPKADQRLRSIQKDAVNNYMNRRSSGSTSSEDDRKRSTPTRSLALQNPSSASSTSKRSGTGMSGTTRTTTTTTGAKRTNPTSRVTPTTSQTSRRSRQNSTSSTTSVSSTTAKSSVDKSKRSGAVMTSAQVKMLDDYSKEANNPSYTLRRQQDHQKESVEQMEKLRKTISTRLKRSLPENLSEALSDGVLLCHLANQIRPRSVASVHVPSPAVPKLTLPKCRKNVENFLEACRKIGVPKERLCACDDIVDWCRPTSVALLVSELTRLSPLIAQRDVYITYLCLAILIATCSFLYLHAEW; encoded by the exons tcGGAATCAGCTGTCAATTATACCGTCCTTCATTAGTCAGCTACAGGCATTAGAAGTATTGATAGCGAGTCACAACCGTCTAGTCTCACTGCCAGAGGAGATAGGAGTACTCGATAAACTTATGGAACTT GATGTCAGTTGCAATGAAATCTCACACCTTCCTTTACAAATTGGCGATCTCAAGTCACTGAAATCCCTGAATGTTAGACGCAATTTTTTACAAGAACTCCCAGTTG AAATCAGCAAATTGAACCTTAGAAAATTGGATATATCATCCAACAGAGTCTCCAAAATTCCAACAGTATTCAGGCGGATAGAAACTTTAGAAGATATCATACTAGACAATAACCCATTAACCACGCCTCCTGCTCAT GTATGTACGAAAGGGAAGCAACATATCATGAAGTATTTACACATCATTGCTATACGAGAAGACAAGGCACGCCTAGGCATGCTGGGTGAGGTAGAAATGAAAAGATTTAGGAAATCATTACCACCAGCACAGTCTGT TTCATCAGAAGAGTTTAGAAATCTTATGGAGTCTCCAGACAAGTGGAAGCGACATACAGTATTGAGTAGTGATTCTGGTTACAGTACAACAGATAGTGTTGATAAATGTGGCTGGTCCCCACAGGAA GAATTACAGCGACAGAAGCAAGAGTATGAGAACCGTAAAAAGATTGCGGAACAGTTACGTATACAGCAGGAGGAAGAGGATGAGAGGGAACAGCGACGACGTGCTGCACAGCGCATACAAGATGAACAGCAAGCGTTACTTAATAAGCAACGTGAAGAG GCTGAAGAAGCTAAAAGGAGGGAGGAAGAACATCGTCTGGCTGAGGAGGCACGTAAAGCTGCTGAGGCAGAGGCGAGAAAGGCAGAGGAGGCGAGGCAAAAAGAGGAGGCTCATCGGGCAGAAGAACTGCGAAGACAAGAAGAAGCGAGGCAACACAAAGCAGAAAATAA AGTGATGCGTGCAAGGCGGCATACCGTTGATAACTGTCTTAG TTTCTATTTTAAAACGAACAATTCTTACAACTACAACAACAGTAACCATGCATGGCCGCCACCTCCTTCTCCAATAGCCAATCAGCATGAAGCACGGAATTCCCCTGTACCATCGCACAGTGAACCGCGTAGTCCAGTGAGTCCAAACCAACATACAACAGATCGGACTAACTTTCATAATTATTCACACACTCCAGCAGGATATAGTGATCATATAAGAGCCAGTAGTCAAGGACATTATGGACCTGGGCAGACTTATAGGAGTTCAGGACAACAGAGTCCTGGTCACCAAGGGCATAGCCCTAGTTTCCATGGACCGAACCATAGTGTTCATGGACAGGCTGGTAGTGGTTCAGGACAGAGTCATAGTGTTCATGGACAAAATCATATTCCCCATGGACAGAGTGCAGTCCACCAGAGGCATAATGCAGGACAGTATGGGCATGGCGATACTGGTCAGCATAGTCCAGGTTATTCTCCACGCAGCCCTCTGTACCACGGGCAAAGTAATGAACAATATAGGCAAAGTCCGGTCAACAGTTCCTATAGCCCAACGTACAGTACCTCAAGTCAGGAACATGCTAGGCATAGTGCAAATAGTCAATATGTTAACAGTTACAGTCATTCTGGACCAAGTACACATCAGTACGGACAGAGTGGACAACGGCATGTTTCTAGCGAATTGCACGCTCAGCAAGGTCCAAATTTACATCTTTACCAAAATGTTCCTCGGGTAGTGTCTCCAAATGAAACAAGTCCGCGAAATATCTCCATAGGGCAAATGTCATATAGGGAACATTCAAGCCAACATGCACCAATGAGTCCGTTGCGTGAACAAGCCGAACCAACACATTTAGGTCACCATAGTAACCAAGAGCATGATCACCATGGCCACCAGGAGCATGGTCGCTATGGCAACCAGCATGATTCTACTAACAGCATGCCTCTAGATTCCTACCCACACTACAG GAAACCGACTGTAAGTGCCTCTAACAGTTTCAAAGAGGAGAGGCGACCAGGTGAAGGGAACCAGCCATACAGGCGGACGGTGTCAGACTCGAACCAGAGGCTGCCGGCCACTAGTCATCCAAATCAAATACAGCATGGTCAGCCATTAACTAA TGGACCTATAGAGGAACAAGTCAGTGTAAACGGAACAACTTCACCTCATCAACCTGCTGGTGACAGTCTCAATACATCATTTAACTCCACAAAGTCCACCCCACCTCACGGCGCACCATCAGTCAATGGTCCAACAGAAGACGGACCAAAAACTCCACAGGGTTCGGGAGTGGCACGGAGAACCAAACCAACAGAAAGGGGCCAGGCACCAGTGTCCAAAGTTTCGAAACCTGCTGCAAGAACACCAGGCCCAGCAACAAGTTCACGGAGTGCTTTACCAACATCAAAAAGAACAAACCTTAATCAG gatgAAGAGATACGTAAATCCAGCACCAATTTGAAATCTGCAGATGCAAACAAACCTAAAGCGGACCAGAGGTTACGGTCTATACAAAAAGATGCAGTAAATAATTATATGAACAGG AGATCATCAGGAAGCACAAGCAGTGAGGATGATAGGAAGAGATCTACGCCAACCCGATCCCTTGCATTACAAAACCCCTCATCAGCTTCATCTACATCAAAACGTTCTGGGACAGGTATGTCAGGCACCACGCGTACGACCACTACCACCACTGGTGCAAAACGCACTAATCCCACTTCACGTGTGACGCCCACCACGTCCCAGACTTCACGCCGAAGTCGTCAAAATTCCACATCATCCACAACGTCAGTGTCTTCGACCACCGCTAAATCTAGTGTAGATAAAAGTAAAAGATCGGGAGCAG TGATGACGAGCGCCCAGGTAAAGATGTTAGACGACTACAGCAAAGAAGCAAATAATCCGAGCTACACGTTACGACGGCAGCAGGATCACCAAAAGGAGTCTGTAGAACAGATGGAAAAACTGAGAAAA ACTATATCAACAAGATTAAAACGATCACTGCCAGAGAATCTTTCGGAGGCGTTAAGTGATGGGGTATTGCTGTGCCATTTAGCCAATCAGATTCGACCAAGGTCTGTGGCGAGTGTTCATGTACCCTCGCCAGCAGTT cCCAAACTGACGCTTCCAAAGTGTaggaaaaatgttgaaaactttctAGAAGCCTGTAGGAAAATAGGTGTACCAAAG GAGCGCCTGTGTGCATGTGACGATATTGTTGACTGGTGTCGGCCTACTAGTGTCGCTCTCCTGGTGTCGGAACTAACCCGTCTTTCTCCGCTAATTGCTCAGCGTGACGTCTACATTACCTACCTCTGTCTAGCAATACTCATAGCGACTTGCAGCTTCTTATATTTGCATGCTGAGTGGTGA
- the LOC123554479 gene encoding leucine-rich repeat and calponin homology domain-containing protein-like isoform X4 — protein MLPEMATNYHGGGSQSPTSLSKPIERVFEDAQHTGEINLSCRKLREYPKLAAKYDLIDTISADVSKNRVSEVPKEVCAYISMEKLDCYHNVIKSIPEAIVQLQALTYLNLSRNQLSIIPSFISQLQALEVLIASHNRLVSLPEEIGVLDKLMELDVSCNEISHLPLQIGDLKSLKSLNVRRNFLQELPVEISKLNLRKLDISSNRVSKIPTVFRRIETLEDIILDNNPLTTPPAHVCTKGKQHIMKYLHIIAIREDKARLGMLGEVEMKRFRKSLPPAQSVSSEEFRNLMESPDKWKRHTVLSSDSGYSTTDSVDKCGWSPQEGTAEPQHLIESNNLAIRAAAAVCRDQRIYPPPWEPRREPPEPPQRINSRLSSEKLERPSPPQTLTPGSSTSSKSQISTPPTPPTLYPSNPPTPLTPPTPQGPGPGKAGDAPTILGTSLEDEFTRELQRQKQEYENRKKIAEQLRIQQEEEDEREQRRRAAQRIQDEQQALLNKQREEAEEAKRREEEHRLAEEARKAAEAEARKAEEARQKEEAHRAEELRRQEEARQHKAENKVMRARRHTVDNCLSFYFKTNNSYNYNNSNHAWPPPPSPIANQHEARNSPVPSHSEPRSPVSPNQHTTDRTNFHNYSHTPAGYSDHIRASSQGHYGPGQTYRSSGQQSPGHQGHSPSFHGPNHSVHGQAGSGSGQSHSVHGQNHIPHGQSAVHQRHNAGQYGHGDTGQHSPGYSPRSPLYHGQSNEQYRQSPVNSSYSPTYSTSSQEHARHSANSQYVNSYSHSGPSTHQYGQSGQRHVSSELHAQQGPNLHLYQNVPRVVSPNETSPRNISIGQMSYREHSSQHAPMSPLREQAEPTHLGHHSNQEHDHHGHQEHGRYGNQHDSTNSMPLDSYPHYRKPTVSASNSFKEERRPGEGNQPYRRTVSDSNQRLPATSHPNQIQHGQPLTNGPIEEQVSVNGTTSPHQPAGDSLNTSFNSTKSTPPHGAPSVNGPTEDGPKTPQGSGVARRTKPTERGQAPVSKVSKPAARTPGPATSSRSALPTSKRTNLNQDEEIRKSSTNLKSADANKPKADQRLRSIQKDAVNNYMNRRSSGSTSSEDDRKRSTPTRSLALQNPSSASSTSKRSGTVMTSAQVKMLDDYSKEANNPSYTLRRQQDHQKESVEQMEKLRKTISTRLKRSLPENLSEALSDGVLLCHLANQIRPRSVASVHVPSPAVPKLTLPKCRKNVENFLEACRKIGVPKERLCACDDIVDWCRPTSVALLVSELTRLSPLIAQRDVYITYLCLAILIATCSFLYLHAEW, from the exons tcGGAATCAGCTGTCAATTATACCGTCCTTCATTAGTCAGCTACAGGCATTAGAAGTATTGATAGCGAGTCACAACCGTCTAGTCTCACTGCCAGAGGAGATAGGAGTACTCGATAAACTTATGGAACTT GATGTCAGTTGCAATGAAATCTCACACCTTCCTTTACAAATTGGCGATCTCAAGTCACTGAAATCCCTGAATGTTAGACGCAATTTTTTACAAGAACTCCCAGTTG AAATCAGCAAATTGAACCTTAGAAAATTGGATATATCATCCAACAGAGTCTCCAAAATTCCAACAGTATTCAGGCGGATAGAAACTTTAGAAGATATCATACTAGACAATAACCCATTAACCACGCCTCCTGCTCAT GTATGTACGAAAGGGAAGCAACATATCATGAAGTATTTACACATCATTGCTATACGAGAAGACAAGGCACGCCTAGGCATGCTGGGTGAGGTAGAAATGAAAAGATTTAGGAAATCATTACCACCAGCACAGTCTGT TTCATCAGAAGAGTTTAGAAATCTTATGGAGTCTCCAGACAAGTGGAAGCGACATACAGTATTGAGTAGTGATTCTGGTTACAGTACAACAGATAGTGTTGATAAATGTGGCTGGTCCCCACAGGAA GGCACTGCAGAACCACAGCACCTTATTGAAAGTAACAACCTTGCAATACGAGCTGCAGCTGCAGTATGCAGGGACCAGAGAATATATCCACCACCATGGGAACCTAGGCGTGAACCACCAGAGCCGCCACAGCGCATCAACAGCCGGCTGTCGTCAGAAAAACTTGAGAGACCTTCGCCTCCACAAACTTTAACACCAGGGTCGTCAACGTCTTCAAAGTCACAAATTTCGACTCCTCCTACCCCACCCACTCTGTACCCAAGCAATCCCCCAACCCCACTTACACCTCCTACGCCACAGGGACCAGGACCCGGTAAGGCGGGGGATGCCCCAACTATTCTGGGCACCAGCTTGGAAGATGAATTTACAAGG GAATTACAGCGACAGAAGCAAGAGTATGAGAACCGTAAAAAGATTGCGGAACAGTTACGTATACAGCAGGAGGAAGAGGATGAGAGGGAACAGCGACGACGTGCTGCACAGCGCATACAAGATGAACAGCAAGCGTTACTTAATAAGCAACGTGAAGAG GCTGAAGAAGCTAAAAGGAGGGAGGAAGAACATCGTCTGGCTGAGGAGGCACGTAAAGCTGCTGAGGCAGAGGCGAGAAAGGCAGAGGAGGCGAGGCAAAAAGAGGAGGCTCATCGGGCAGAAGAACTGCGAAGACAAGAAGAAGCGAGGCAACACAAAGCAGAAAATAA AGTGATGCGTGCAAGGCGGCATACCGTTGATAACTGTCTTAG TTTCTATTTTAAAACGAACAATTCTTACAACTACAACAACAGTAACCATGCATGGCCGCCACCTCCTTCTCCAATAGCCAATCAGCATGAAGCACGGAATTCCCCTGTACCATCGCACAGTGAACCGCGTAGTCCAGTGAGTCCAAACCAACATACAACAGATCGGACTAACTTTCATAATTATTCACACACTCCAGCAGGATATAGTGATCATATAAGAGCCAGTAGTCAAGGACATTATGGACCTGGGCAGACTTATAGGAGTTCAGGACAACAGAGTCCTGGTCACCAAGGGCATAGCCCTAGTTTCCATGGACCGAACCATAGTGTTCATGGACAGGCTGGTAGTGGTTCAGGACAGAGTCATAGTGTTCATGGACAAAATCATATTCCCCATGGACAGAGTGCAGTCCACCAGAGGCATAATGCAGGACAGTATGGGCATGGCGATACTGGTCAGCATAGTCCAGGTTATTCTCCACGCAGCCCTCTGTACCACGGGCAAAGTAATGAACAATATAGGCAAAGTCCGGTCAACAGTTCCTATAGCCCAACGTACAGTACCTCAAGTCAGGAACATGCTAGGCATAGTGCAAATAGTCAATATGTTAACAGTTACAGTCATTCTGGACCAAGTACACATCAGTACGGACAGAGTGGACAACGGCATGTTTCTAGCGAATTGCACGCTCAGCAAGGTCCAAATTTACATCTTTACCAAAATGTTCCTCGGGTAGTGTCTCCAAATGAAACAAGTCCGCGAAATATCTCCATAGGGCAAATGTCATATAGGGAACATTCAAGCCAACATGCACCAATGAGTCCGTTGCGTGAACAAGCCGAACCAACACATTTAGGTCACCATAGTAACCAAGAGCATGATCACCATGGCCACCAGGAGCATGGTCGCTATGGCAACCAGCATGATTCTACTAACAGCATGCCTCTAGATTCCTACCCACACTACAG GAAACCGACTGTAAGTGCCTCTAACAGTTTCAAAGAGGAGAGGCGACCAGGTGAAGGGAACCAGCCATACAGGCGGACGGTGTCAGACTCGAACCAGAGGCTGCCGGCCACTAGTCATCCAAATCAAATACAGCATGGTCAGCCATTAACTAA TGGACCTATAGAGGAACAAGTCAGTGTAAACGGAACAACTTCACCTCATCAACCTGCTGGTGACAGTCTCAATACATCATTTAACTCCACAAAGTCCACCCCACCTCACGGCGCACCATCAGTCAATGGTCCAACAGAAGACGGACCAAAAACTCCACAGGGTTCGGGAGTGGCACGGAGAACCAAACCAACAGAAAGGGGCCAGGCACCAGTGTCCAAAGTTTCGAAACCTGCTGCAAGAACACCAGGCCCAGCAACAAGTTCACGGAGTGCTTTACCAACATCAAAAAGAACAAACCTTAATCAG gatgAAGAGATACGTAAATCCAGCACCAATTTGAAATCTGCAGATGCAAACAAACCTAAAGCGGACCAGAGGTTACGGTCTATACAAAAAGATGCAGTAAATAATTATATGAACAGG AGATCATCAGGAAGCACAAGCAGTGAGGATGATAGGAAGAGATCTACGCCAACCCGATCCCTTGCATTACAAAACCCCTCATCAGCTTCATCTACATCAAAACGTTCTGGGACAG TGATGACGAGCGCCCAGGTAAAGATGTTAGACGACTACAGCAAAGAAGCAAATAATCCGAGCTACACGTTACGACGGCAGCAGGATCACCAAAAGGAGTCTGTAGAACAGATGGAAAAACTGAGAAAA ACTATATCAACAAGATTAAAACGATCACTGCCAGAGAATCTTTCGGAGGCGTTAAGTGATGGGGTATTGCTGTGCCATTTAGCCAATCAGATTCGACCAAGGTCTGTGGCGAGTGTTCATGTACCCTCGCCAGCAGTT cCCAAACTGACGCTTCCAAAGTGTaggaaaaatgttgaaaactttctAGAAGCCTGTAGGAAAATAGGTGTACCAAAG GAGCGCCTGTGTGCATGTGACGATATTGTTGACTGGTGTCGGCCTACTAGTGTCGCTCTCCTGGTGTCGGAACTAACCCGTCTTTCTCCGCTAATTGCTCAGCGTGACGTCTACATTACCTACCTCTGTCTAGCAATACTCATAGCGACTTGCAGCTTCTTATATTTGCATGCTGAGTGGTGA